CTCTCATAGGAAAATCTTGTCCAACCGGCATTGCACCAACAAGAATATTTTCTGGTTTTTTAAGGAGTTTTTGAATGTTCTTATCATTATTCTCAAATTCTTCAATGAATTTGAAAGCCCTTTTCCGGAGTTCATCTTCGATTAGTTTATCAGCAGGAATACTGGAGGATAGAGTGAGTTTATCGATCATCTCAATGACTATGGCAATGTCTGCTGCATCTTTAGGCCCTTTATACGTATTAATACCCATTTTATCTTTAACATAATTAACATCTTTCCGTATTAAACCTGGAGTTAATATAATATCAAATGATTCAATGTCAAAGATTAGCTGGTTTGTATTAGAATTATCAGAATGATTTAAACCATATCTTTCAATTTCTTCAACTATCTTTTTGGGGGTTAAAAATGCTGCTATGGGTGTGTTAACTACGTGTACATGCACATCATGTTTAGATTTGGAGGATTCTTGTTTTACCAACTGACTTGCTAGTTTTCCTGTGATTATAAGTATTTTCATAAACGCCTCATCTATTTAATTAACTAAGATCATTTACTATAAGATCGTTACCAACACGTATATATATTACAATTTATAATGATTAACTATGAGGAATGGAGGTATGAGTGATGATTGAAGTTCGCTTTCACGGACGTGGAGGACAGGGTGCAGTTACAGCTGCGGAGATACTTGCAAAGGCCGCTTTTGAAGACGGTAAATACTGTCAGGCGTTCCCATTTTTCGGGGTTGAAAGAAGAGGCGCCCCAGTTATGGCATTTACCAGAATAGATGACCAGCCAATTAGAAGAAGGTATCAAGTTTACAATCCGGACTATGTCGTAGTTCTGGATGATGGGCTTTTAGAAGTCGTGGATGTATTTTCAGGGCTTAAAGATGG
This sequence is a window from Methanobacterium sp. SMA-27. Protein-coding genes within it:
- the porC gene encoding pyruvate synthase subunit PorC, producing the protein MIEVRFHGRGGQGAVTAAEILAKAAFEDGKYCQAFPFFGVERRGAPVMAFTRIDDQPIRRRYQVYNPDYVVVLDDGLLEVVDVFSGLKDGGKIIINTNNGVETINGAEIHKVDATGIALDILGVPIVNTILLGAFAGVTGAVSIESIIKIIKETFSGEIGEKNAKAAKLAYDAAKEDIK